GGTAACTCCTGAGAGCGTCAGGGCGCGGCCTACCACGTAGCCGGCTGCCACACCGACCAACGCTGTCACCGGTCCGATCAGGCCGCCGACCAAGCCACCAACAAACATCAGTATCACGCTTTTCATACAGACTTCTCCCGCCTTCTAGGCAGCTGCATTAGTCCGAGTATAGGACATTGTGTCCGACGATGGGTTGATCCACTCGTGTTGTCTCGCCAAAATACTGTACATTAGAACAGTGTATGAGGTAAGCATGTCCTGCACTAAGCCTGGTAACTGCGAATTCGCCTCAAGCCTGGGCCTAGAGCGCCCTTGGATTTTGGCTACACTGCCTCAGATAGGTCGGGCAAGGATTCAGTTATGTGCGGACGTTACAACGTAACCGACTCTCCGGAAGTCCAAACGCTGATGGAACAATTGGGGCTGTCTGGCATTGCACCCAGACCCCAGCACAACGTCCCACCGGGCGGAATCGGCGAGTTTGTCATAGAAGCGGCGGATGACCGGTATCTGCTACCAGGTATCTGGTCGCTATTGATCGAGCCAAACCCGAACGGCTATGGCTTCCGGCCCAACCCGAAATTTCACACCTTCAATGCCCGCAGCGATCGGCTGACCAGCAGTCCGTTATGGAAAAAGGTGTATCCCACCAAGCGTTGCATTATTCCAGTCAGCGCATTTCACGAATGGAAAGGTAAGCAGGTCTACAACATTCACCCGCAGAATGAAGCCACGGCACTTGCGGGGTTATGGCAATCCTGGCACTTCGGGGAGGAGCAGGTGAATTCCTTCACCGTCATCACACTGCCGCCGCACCCGAGGTTCAGCCATATCCACCCGAAAAGCATTCCGCTGATGCTGCGGCCAGAGGAGTTTGATCTGTGGCTGGATCCGGAGTTTCACGAGACG
The Marinobacter sp. NP-4(2019) DNA segment above includes these coding regions:
- a CDS encoding SOS response-associated peptidase, with product MCGRYNVTDSPEVQTLMEQLGLSGIAPRPQHNVPPGGIGEFVIEAADDRYLLPGIWSLLIEPNPNGYGFRPNPKFHTFNARSDRLTSSPLWKKVYPTKRCIIPVSAFHEWKGKQVYNIHPQNEATALAGLWQSWHFGEEQVNSFTVITLPPHPRFSHIHPKSIPLMLRPEEFDLWLDPEFHETDAFRGLMRTHISAPLVCEPVRSTHNLDPVGDVEVISADS